TCAATTCGAATCTTTCCTCGTCTTATAGCAGCCGCCCAACCAGCCACCTTCAGTCCGAAACTTATCGGTGGACCTGCTTGTAATAGGGTGCGACCAAGAAGTGGGGTTCGTTCGTGCAAAACGGCTAAACTGGTAAATTCTGAATCGATCTGTGATAGGTTCTGATAGATCGATTGAAGAACTTCTCTGAGTTGAAGAACAGTGGCTGTATCCAAAATATCCTGACTAGTTGCCCCGAAGTGGACAAAGTGAGAGGCGCTTTCTGATAGGGGGTGAGTTTGCGATACCAGTGCTTTGACAAGCGGGATGACTGGTGTGCCTGCTATTGCTCCCTGCGACTCAAGCTCTTGAGCATTGAATAAGCCTGTTCTGCAGGCCTCTGTGATGGCGATGGCTTGTTCCTGGGAGATAATGCCTGATTTTGCAAGCGCACCGGCTAATGCTGCTTCAACTTTAAGTATAGCCTTGAGTCTCTGCTCTGAAGATAAGGCATCCGACTGTTCGTTTGTGGAACTCATTTCTTTATACCGCTTCTAGTAGAATGGAAATGCCCTGGCCTACACCGATGCACATGGTGGCGATGGCTCGTTTCTTTCCTTGCCGCTTGAGTTCTCGAGCCAGGGTTCCGGTGATACGTGCCCCTGACATGCCTAAAGGATGTCCCAATGCGATGGCGCCACCATTGACATTCACATGGGTGGCATCGTCGGGGATACCTAGTTGGCGAAGTACTGCCAAGGCTTGCGAGGCGAATGCTTCATTGATCTCGAATAAATCTATGTCCGAGATTCTGAGTCCGGTCTTGCGCAGGAGTTTTTCTGTGGCCGGGTGGGGGCCCATGCCCATGATGCGTGGTTCAAGACCAGTGGCCGTGATGGCTGAAATTTTTGCGATGGGAGAGAGACCATACTTTTCACCGACTGACTCCGATCCAATCAGCAGTGCGGCAGCTCCATCGTTGACACCTGAGCAATTTCCCGCGGTGAGCGTACCTTCTTCACGGAATGGGGTTTTTAGTCCTGCCAGTTTTTCCAGAGATGTGTCTGATCGAGGATGTTCATCTTTGTCGACTATGACGGTTGCACCTTCTTCGTTGGAAGTGGCTACCGGAATTATCTCTTCGGCTAATCGACCACTCACTTGAGCTTGGACCGCTTTTTGGTGGGAACGAAGGGCGAAGGTGTCCTGATCTTCTCGGCTAATGCCAAATTCCTTGGCTACGTTTTCTCCTGTTTCCGGCATCGAATCGACGCCATAAAGGTCCTTCAATTTAGGATTTACAAAGCGCCACCCCAAAGTGGTGTCGTAGATCGTGGCATCGGGAAGCTTTTCTTTTTCTGACTTGGCCATGACCAAGGGGGCTCGTGACATGGACTCGAGACCTCCAGCGATTACCAAATTGTGTTCGCCGGTCCAAATGGTGCGGGCTGCATAGCCCGCAGCTTCCATGCCGGATCCGCACAGACGATTTACAGTTAGACCGGGGATTTCTTTTGGAAGACCCGCTAAAAGCAGTGACATACGAGCGACATTGCGATTGTCCTCGCCTGCCTGGTTTGCGCAGCCAACCAGGACATCATCGATCGTGTTCCAATCGACACCCGGATTTTTCTCCATCAATGCTTTTATTGCAAGAGCTGCTAAATCATCGGGACGTATGGACGACAAAGTGCCCCCGAATCTTCCAATGGGTGTTCGGATATAGTCGTAAATGAATGCAGGCGTGTTCATTGAGTGTGTGAGAAGATCATACTATTAAAATTCCAGGAATACGGTTTCCTGGTCTCCTTGCATGTGAATATCAAATTGGTAGATGATCTCGCCCTCTTCTTCAACTCTTTGAGCAATCAAGGTCGGACGCCGTTCGGCTGGTAGTTTTTGTAGCAAGGGATCTTGAGCATTGGCTTCTACTTCATCGGAAAAGTAGAGTCGGGTGAATACATGATGCATGAGCCCTCTTGAGAAAATAGTCAGGGTTATGTGCGGGGCCTGATGGTCGTCCACGGAGCCAGGCTTGATGGTGTGAATCTGGTAACGGGCATCTTCACCCCGACCCGTTCCGACGCGACCAAAGCCCGAGAAACGGTCCTGAACTACAACCTCTGCATACTTTCCAGAACTGTCTGCCTGCCAGCATTCAACGACAGCATGTTTCATTTCTCCACCTTCTCCGTTATAAAGTGTCCCTCTGATCGTGATCACTTCTCCATCAGCTCCTTCAGTGACGAGATCGCCTGTGCCGAGGTCGGAATGGTCGTATCCATATTGTTGTGGCGTTAGGCCGTAAGAGAAAAACGGACCGACGGTCTGGGATGGTGTTTGTTTCATATCAGTGATCAGTCGGTGTTGCTTTGGGGCCGCGAATGACAATGTCCCAACGGTAGGCCAGGGCGAATCCCGATTCTGTATCGTTCAGAGAAAAATCTGCTATCATGCGTTTGCGGGCTTCATCCGGAGGACCTCGATAGATGGGATCGAATTCCAGCAGTGGATCTCCCTCAAAATACATCTGCGTGACCAGGCGAGTCATCATGTTGGGTCCAAAAATTGAGAAATGTATGTGAGGGGGGCGCCAGGCATTGTGATGATTACCCCAGGGGTAGGCTCCAGGCCGAAGGGTCAAAAAACGGTATTCACCGTCCTTGCCAGTGATGATTCTGCCAGCTCCCAGGAAATTCGGATCTATCGGTGCTTCATGA
This genomic stretch from Opitutia bacterium ISCC 52 harbors:
- the pcaF gene encoding 3-oxoadipyl-CoA thiolase, whose protein sequence is MNTPAFIYDYIRTPIGRFGGTLSSIRPDDLAALAIKALMEKNPGVDWNTIDDVLVGCANQAGEDNRNVARMSLLLAGLPKEIPGLTVNRLCGSGMEAAGYAARTIWTGEHNLVIAGGLESMSRAPLVMAKSEKEKLPDATIYDTTLGWRFVNPKLKDLYGVDSMPETGENVAKEFGISREDQDTFALRSHQKAVQAQVSGRLAEEIIPVATSNEEGATVIVDKDEHPRSDTSLEKLAGLKTPFREEGTLTAGNCSGVNDGAAALLIGSESVGEKYGLSPIAKISAITATGLEPRIMGMGPHPATEKLLRKTGLRISDIDLFEINEAFASQALAVLRQLGIPDDATHVNVNGGAIALGHPLGMSGARITGTLARELKRQGKKRAIATMCIGVGQGISILLEAV
- the pcaH gene encoding protocatechuate 3,4-dioxygenase subunit beta codes for the protein MKPYTPKDKESHPPLIHPPYKSSTTRSPSKDPIIVPQTITELTGPQFDASALGKFDYDLTKNGSSGGDPIGERLIVTGRVLDENSKPVPHAMVEVWQANAAGRYIDSEDNHEAPIDPNFLGAGRIITGKDGEYRFLTLRPGAYPWGNHHNAWRPPHIHFSIFGPNMMTRLVTQMYFEGDPLLEFDPIYRGPPDEARKRMIADFSLNDTESGFALAYRWDIVIRGPKATPTDH
- the pcaG gene encoding protocatechuate 3,4-dioxygenase subunit alpha, which produces MKQTPSQTVGPFFSYGLTPQQYGYDHSDLGTGDLVTEGADGEVITIRGTLYNGEGGEMKHAVVECWQADSSGKYAEVVVQDRFSGFGRVGTGRGEDARYQIHTIKPGSVDDHQAPHITLTIFSRGLMHHVFTRLYFSDEVEANAQDPLLQKLPAERRPTLIAQRVEEEGEIIYQFDIHMQGDQETVFLEF